The nucleotide window TGTACCTTTTAGGTTCAATTTGTACAAGTTGGATCAAGTAGAATCAACGTTTAATTATCCAAACCGctactatggtgggcctcacctcacAGAGGATGGCAGATGCACTAAAAGTaatctagattggaagatcctagctgtaAAATATTTGGCCTTCTTTGTGGAACTTGTATTTGCTTCGTCAATTATCAATCTGTCGGCAGCTGCAAAAGAGTTTAAATTCTGCAGGGAATTTTAAATACAAGGGCCATCCACTGTGTGGCccataatatcaacggtttggatcactgaatgatGGGCCTAACGCATTGTACAAATAGAAGAAGGAACCAATGGAAGAGAACGCATGATAAAATATCTTATTGCACCAATGGCATCTAGGTCCAATCAATATCTTATAACCATATTTATTTTTGGTCAATCATCCAAgttggggcccacccaatgtaTGAAATTCAGCGTACAAAACCTGGGAAGCTACCATAGCCCCTCTTTTTGGTGCATGTACCcttttttatattcttttggcAGCTACCATAGCCCCTCTATTCTTTTGGCACGCTTTAAAAATGCAGCGTATTATCTCCTCTTCCTTACGTATGGGAAAAGCGAGGTTACCTGATACTCCGGCAGATGATGAtgtttgatacgcaggcactcagataCAGAATTGAAGGACTCTATTAAACGGAGTAGTTTGTGGTACCAACTGTAGATAAGTAATAGccccaaaatcagatttttggactATCCTAACCACTGATTCATGGATAGTTGTTTgatgaaataggaccgttggataatttttcaattttagccgtccaataaatgtcctccAATCCTATAgtagaaaattaaataatcaaatgaaATGGGGGTACATCTAAATAGGGACGGATAAgttgaacagtttaatttgatttCCTTTTTGGTcccatatgcaatttctaagttatttgaaAATGGCCGAGCATCAtctctctgccagagtatcaacttTCTTAtcggttataaaaaaaaaaaaagtcccttGGTCAATACTCTACAGTTAAGGTCGACCAGCACATAGATCATCCGTTAATGGCTTGGGTACACACGAGCTTTTGAATCTGACATGTGGGGCCCCATAGTTCGATAATCCAGGCTGTTGGTAAGTTGTATCCAACAGTGGATAATCTCTTCCTCAAAGTTACTGTAGATAGGAAAATcttaattattttcatctgtggTCAAGAATAGGCTGTTCAAATGAGAAAATTACAACAACCGTCGAGTGAGAATGGTCAAAATATTGGTGGCTGATATCTTCCGATCTTGGTGATTTTTGGAACATTACTCATCCATTGTGGGACACAACAGACCAATAGATTGGATTACTGGCAATAGACCCCatttgtcagaactgaaaacccaTTAATATTGTGGGGGACAACTATCATATAATTCATGACCATGAAGATGAATTCCATAATCTTATCACCTAATCAGCCAAACATTCTCTATATAAACATCCAGACTCCACCAGTAGCAACACCAAACTctttagagagaagagagagagagagagagagagagagagagagatagatggcTCTTCTTCAAGCTTCAGCTCCCATGGCTGCATTGCTTCTAGCATTGAGTACAATGTTCCTCTTCCCAGAGCTCGCACATACCAAGGATGCAGGCATTACCAGGCACTACAAGTTCGATGTATGTCCTTGCCTGTTATCCGCCATGTCGACCTAATTGTATTTACCATTTTCCTCTTTAATATTTTTCAACTGTTTGTTGGCAGATTCGGTTGCAAAACGTGACGCGGCTGTGCCACGCGAAGAGCATCGTGACCGTCAATGGTCAGTTTCCAGGGCCGAAGATCGTAGCCAGAGAAGGTGACAGGGTCGTTGTTAAGGTGGTTAACCATGTTCAGAACAATATCACCCTCCATTGGTATGGAACCATCTTACAActttaatatatatgttttcttaTGTGGAATGATATGATCAGATGCCCAAccaatgatgtggggcccaccttttgttaGAAactttctgtggggcccacctacatgaCAACCTCCCTCAAGTGTATCCCATGGATGCATGGACCATTCTCTTAATTCATGAGAATATATGGAAGCCATTAATGCGGTGTAATAATGCAAGGGGAATAATACAATGGACTAGTCTCTAAACCAGACCATTCATCTACTTTGTCACACCAGGCATTAGAAATAGCCTTTAAatcgatgtgggtcccaccatgttatGACCAACACGATCTACCACAAGTAGGATAAACACATAATTCTGTAAGCATAAGGagattacatttagaatatatacTTGTGTATTAACccaaaatgcatttgattcggATTGTTTGATGGATGGTGGATTTGAGAACAGGCATGGAATTCGACAGCTCAGGAGTGGATGGGCAGATGGGCCTGCATACGTGACCCAGTGCCCCATCCAAATTGGCCAAACCTACGTCTACAACTTTACGATTATCGGCCAAAGGGGGACCCTCTTTTGGCACGCGCACATCTCATGGCTGCGATCAACCCTCTACGGTCCCATCGTGATCCTCCCCAAGCACGGCGTCCCTTACCCATTCATCAAACCATACAAGGAAGTCCCGATCATCTTCGGTAATCACAAGAAAGATCATATGTTTATACAGTCTAAATACGATAAATCAAGCTAATTAAATTGAACTTGAATCTGGTTCGTAGGCGAGTGGTTTAATGCAGACACTGAGGCCATCATCACACAGGCTCTACAAACAGGAGGCGGCCCAAATGTCTCCGATGCATACACTATCAACGGCCTCCCTGGTCCCTTGTACAACTGCTCAGCAACAGGTAGTTCTACTTCCTTTGCAGTAATTTGGAATGTGAGGTAGAGGCCGGGCCCAGGAAATTAGAATCGTGGCCCATTTACAATTCAAGCCCAACCACTTCTCATGCTAGCATAAATGGGTCTCAATCTAAAGCGTAGTCAATTTGTGACTACCCCATTTATCCATCTAGGCCTAATTGATGCCTGGGCTAGGCCTAATGGGCCCATTGAAATAACGTCCGAGACCATCCCGACCCACTTGGAACTTGTATCCATCGTATCTCACTTTTCTTTGGGGTTGCATGGTGTGGCTCAGATACATTCAAGCTGAGTGTTGAGCCTGGGAAGACTTATCTCCTGCGTCTGATCAACGCTGCACTCAACGATGAGCTCTTCTTCAGCATTGCCAACCACACTCTCACCATCGTCGACGTCGACGCAGTCTATGTTAAGCCGTTTGAGACCGACATCCTCCTTATCACACCGGGCCAAACCACAAACGTCCTCCTAAAGACCAAGCCACATTACCCAAATGCCACTTTCTTCATGTCAGCCCGACCCTATGCAACAGGCCTTGGCACGTTCGACAACTCCACGACCGTCGGATTACTTGAATACCAAAGACCCAATTCATCTCATCCATCAAATGCTGTTGGCATGAAGAAACTCCCACTCTTCAGGCCGTCCCTTCCACCTCTGAATGACACTTCCTTCGCCACTAACTACACCAATAGACTGCGTAGCCTCGCCAATGCACAATTCCCAGCCAACGTTCCTCAGACTGTCGATAAGCAGTTCTTCTTCACAGTCGGCCTTGGGACCGAGCCATGCCCCAAGAACCAAACCTGCCAAGGGCCCAACGGCACCAAGTTCGCCGCATCTGTCAACAACATCTCGTTTGTCCAGCCGACCACAGCCCTCCTCCAGTCCCACTTCTTCGGACAATCCAACGGCGTCTACAATGCCAACTTCCCAAATAACCCTCTATTCCCATTTAATTACACGGGTACCCCTCCAAACAACACGATGGTGAGCAATGGCACTAAGGTGGTGGTGCTTCCATTCAATGCGAGCATTGAGCTAGTGATGCAGGACACTAGCATTCTCGGAGCGGAGAGTCACCCTCTCCATCTCCATGGTTTCAATTTCTTCGTTGTAGGGCAAGGCTTCGGAAACTACAACCCCAACAAGGATCCGTCCAACTTCAATCTCATCGACCCTATCGAGAGGAACACCGTCGGAGTTCCGTCAGGTGGTTGGGTCGCCATCCGCTTCCAAGCAGACAATCCAGGTCAGTAATCTATCTAAAATGCACAAGGAAATGGTAGCCGGGAATCCTGACGTGCAATTTTAAATTTGGCGCATCAACTCTCGGTCATCCAGTGTATTGAGTTCGTATTCTCCCTAGTCATGGGTTATTGTATCTCAGCAATAACAGTGTCCGTTGATTCATGCAAGTGGAGCCAGGTTtacttgatccaaaccatccactctGATGGTCCCATCTTGGATATAGATATATATAGAATATCGAAATTTAGAAGATTCTGACCCTTTGATCAGTGACCCACAAACAGACAGTTGATTAAAAATACAGCTAAGGTCCAGAAAGAAGGCCAGATTTTGGATGATAGAAATTTCcaacatgcatggtgggcccggGAGTTTGATGGTTCTGATCTTCTATCCGAGGGCTCCACTTCAACCAAATGGACGCATCATGGCATTCTTCACGTTCAGATACATTCTTATATATAAGGATAATCTAACACGTAATTTTATGCTGACATGGCATGATGGATGACATGGCAATAGGTGTATGGTTCATGCACTGCCACCTGGAAGCCCACACCAGCTGGGGCCTGAAGATGGCGTGGGTCGTCTTGGACGGGAAGCTGCCCAATCAGAAGCTGCCGCCTCCACCTTCCGATCTTCCCAAGTGTTAAGCTTGGACGGCTGTGACAGTCTCATTTCGTTTTGGAATGTGCCACTTTCTtcgattttcatttttatttctattttgcatttttttttttttcggcctCCATGAAAAGATGGACTAGTTTGTATTATCAAGATCGAGTTTGTACGGGTGGCATCAATAAGATCAACGGTTTCGATTTCATCGTCAGCTTACCATCTTCCTACATTTTGGCATTGTATAGCCCTTTAAAATGAATTGGTGATCCATGGCCTGTGGAGCACGAAATTCTAGTGCGCTGAATTGTATGTGTGGAACGTGTGCATGATAATCTGAACCGTTTATTCTGTGAGCTCCACTATTTATAGTCCACTAACAAAAATTAACCTCGATCAGACCGTTCTAACCATATAATAAATTATCCGTTTCTACTTGTGGACATACAGGATGAACGGTTTGAATCTTGTCAGTGTATGCCATGTGGGGGCTAGCAAATCCATGGTGATAGTTCAACACCATTTTGAAATTGCAGGTGACCCATGGAATGTGCACCTAGTCGCACACTAATCTAGTTTTCCAAATCTGTCCCAATGAGGATGGAACTTTAGCATCACCCttcagatgatcctatccatccaaaatgattgccatcaaatggatggctaaagatATTACGTTCAACAGTCGACATTCAAccgagttatctgacgtaaaatatatgattttggggtagaacgagctactgaagccaaccaaccccgctacgccgggttgcgcagcccgaaattgtgaaaaacccctggattgacggtcgtttccctgttttaatttcgtttttaccataaatagtaagttttagtttgattataactcttcatccacgcgctttaggagttgtgcccaacgtgaaaagtgcttagaataattaagagaacggtTTGGTAAGCCAAAtcaggacacttactatttttggccgaaaacctggCACTAagagacatcacgaccgtctataaatagtaagtttactatttatagtaagtcacaaattctaagagttttagttgtagtttgattctgatttctcttagtacccctatttaaagggttgtgaactcgtttttattcattcattaatcaatttcgaatttattagaatttatttctattttgctttCTTGTCCTCGGGCTACTAAGATGTTATGAGAAGTTCAACACCATTTTGAAATTGCAGGTGACCCATGGAATGTGCACCTAGTCGCACACTAATCTAGTTTTCCAAATCTGTCCCAATGAGGATGGAACTTTAGCATCACCCttcagatgatcctatccatccaaaatgattgccatcaaatggatggctaaagatATTACGTTCAACAGTCGACATTCAACCGGTGAGATCAGACCAATAAGACCATCTGACTATGCATTTCGGGCTATAATCTATCAACAGTCGTACTCATGGTTTGGATTGTAGGAATTGCAGCTCATGTTCCATCGGTGTTTTGGGCTTCCCCGCCAACATTTAAATGGCGTCCCAGTCCAGCATATTTGAAGATTACTAGGCTCGGTAAAAGCAAGTCCCATGTGTGTACTTACATCACACCTGACAATGTGGCAAATGTGGAAGTGTTTGCGCAATTCAAGGCCACACATGTTAACGAGGGCTGGTACACTGTTTACTTGTGCGATCAGGAAATATAAGAGTGTCGGAATCATCCTttaactcaatgtttgattgactTTACAACTCTCCATTTGAGATAGACCGATTAAAACCGAGTTCTAGGACTTAATCGCTTAGTAGTGATCTAGGACCCAATTGTCCTTGTTAATCACCTATTGTTACAATGAGTAACATAAAAAAAATTGTCTCATAATATAAGGACTTATTCTTTCACCAGTGATTGCAGTCATTCTCAACGAAATAGATAAAtagatttaaatatttttaaaaaatactaaaaataatatcaatttttattgatttataaaTAATGCTTGTTATAGTTGACAGAGTAACAAATAActagataataaaataaaaggataaaTACTTGAATCATTTGTATAAACAGATGATCTAGATAATTGGTCAACAGAATGTGATCAGAATGTTTGATCTTCTAAATAAGAACGTGGTTAGGTTGTGGATGTTTAGATTATTCCTACGATACTATCGTAGTGGCACTTGACAGTAGTGATCTAATTTAATACTAGGCTAGGCTATGTTAAAAGAAAAGATAAAGGTAAATGTAAATATTATGAAGATAAATTGTATTTGGCATAAGTCTGGAGCTCTTTGTCGTGTTCTTCTTTTATAGCTTCTAGAGGTGGTAAAACCCTAGGTAGGTTACTCAAGATCATTCATAGCCACATCCTTTTATATGGTCTTCTCACAAGAAATCTTTGTAAATCTAAAATCATTTTCATATTTATGCCAGAATGGTTGCTACAATTTTCACAAGAGATCCCCATAGATTAGATAGGTATAAACTATGTGCCAAAAAGAATGGGCTCTTTTGATTCTGTATGATGATGCGCATGCACCAAGTACTAAATGCATCTAATAAAGCTCTAAGAATTGTCCAAACAACCCTACAGTCCACACCGCACGAAGTGCAAACAGTACTTTGTACAACCTTTATGGAGATTTGAATCCTCGTTCTAATAGCAAAACCTCATCCTCCCGCAACTTATCTAATTAGCATTTGTAAATAAActtcatatatattaaaaatatttgctttttaaaaataaaatttttatttttaaaatatatctttataatttaataaataaaataaataaataaaaataaataaaaaagaaatacaacACAATATATTAAGCACCACGAAGAACATGGGCGAATCAAGAGATGGCGAAATGAGCTTCGCCAGAGTCTTTCAATTCATATGTTGTTAACAGTACCCCGCCTGATTGACCGTTCATGCAGATTGCCTGCCTGCCTTTTTCCCGCATGTGGGCTTAGTTctgacaagtgggtcccacatgaaaacaatccagaccgtctcTGTTGTATTCAACTGTGGATGGATCATACCCAAAAAATGTCTCCTTCCTACAGTGATACTAACATCTAGAATTAAGGCTACAGCAAAAAGGATCAAGAGGTGAATTTGAAGGAATTAGGGCtgacattcaactgaaaaaagacCCCGATTGGACCCGGCCGGTGGGCCTGGTGGTTCACCACGGTAGGAAGCGGCAGACCAAAGGGCCCGGTGGACCCTGTTTGTCAGAAATGGGACCCGAGTACAAAACCTCTGATCGAGTATCCATAATTCCTAACTTAACCATACGTGCAGGTGCGTTGGGTAGCCTGCCCACGTACTATTTACTGCCCGAGGGTGCGTTGGTTACCCGAATGCAACTCCCACATCCTAGGGGAACTGATATCTACGTGCGGATCGTCTGTGTCGAAAATCAGTAAAATTCAGTGCTAtcacttctcattggtccacgtctcGCCGACGAATCCGGCTAACAAGATACGCGCTACATAACATTATTTTTCACGTGTGTAACTTTTCTGACCCACgatgatttatgttttagatctattctgtccattaatttttaaagataattctataaaatgattccaaaaataaatcacatctaaaactcaagtggaccaca belongs to Magnolia sinica isolate HGM2019 chromosome 8, MsV1, whole genome shotgun sequence and includes:
- the LOC131252854 gene encoding laccase-17-like; this translates as MALLQASAPMAALLLALSTMFLFPELAHTKDAGITRHYKFDIRLQNVTRLCHAKSIVTVNGQFPGPKIVAREGDRVVVKVVNHVQNNITLHWHGIRQLRSGWADGPAYVTQCPIQIGQTYVYNFTIIGQRGTLFWHAHISWLRSTLYGPIVILPKHGVPYPFIKPYKEVPIIFGEWFNADTEAIITQALQTGGGPNVSDAYTINGLPGPLYNCSATDTFKLSVEPGKTYLLRLINAALNDELFFSIANHTLTIVDVDAVYVKPFETDILLITPGQTTNVLLKTKPHYPNATFFMSARPYATGLGTFDNSTTVGLLEYQRPNSSHPSNAVGMKKLPLFRPSLPPLNDTSFATNYTNRLRSLANAQFPANVPQTVDKQFFFTVGLGTEPCPKNQTCQGPNGTKFAASVNNISFVQPTTALLQSHFFGQSNGVYNANFPNNPLFPFNYTGTPPNNTMVSNGTKVVVLPFNASIELVMQDTSILGAESHPLHLHGFNFFVVGQGFGNYNPNKDPSNFNLIDPIERNTVGVPSGGWVAIRFQADNPGVWFMHCHLEAHTSWGLKMAWVVLDGKLPNQKLPPPPSDLPKC